A single genomic interval of Nonomuraea rubra harbors:
- a CDS encoding SigE family RNA polymerase sigma factor has protein sequence MDPYEGFREFVRGRQRSLMRTAYLLTGDAPQAEDLLQTVLMRAARHWRRLADGNPEAYVRRALVNEHTSWRRRRRAETPTAHPPDVGPGRDPGDQSLTRMALQRALMRLTPRQRAVLVLRYYEDRSVEETADLLGCSQGTVKSQTSHALGRLRTLAPELAELLHDVDPEEVPR, from the coding sequence ATGGATCCATACGAGGGCTTCAGGGAGTTCGTACGGGGGCGCCAGCGATCGCTGATGCGTACCGCGTACCTGCTCACCGGTGACGCCCCGCAGGCCGAGGACCTGCTGCAGACCGTGCTGATGCGAGCGGCCAGGCACTGGAGGCGGCTCGCCGACGGCAACCCTGAGGCGTACGTGCGCCGTGCCCTCGTCAACGAGCACACCTCCTGGCGCAGGCGCAGGCGGGCCGAGACGCCCACGGCCCATCCACCGGACGTCGGGCCGGGCCGGGACCCGGGCGACCAGAGCCTGACGCGCATGGCGCTGCAGCGCGCCCTGATGCGCCTGACGCCGCGCCAGCGGGCCGTCCTGGTGCTGCGTTACTACGAGGACCGCAGCGTCGAGGAGACCGCCGACCTGCTCGGCTGCTCGCAGGGCACGGTCAAGAGCCAGACCAGCCACGCGCTCGGCCGCCTGCGCACCCTCGCCCCCGAGCTGGCCGAGCTGCTGCACGACGTCGATCCCGAGGAGGTACCCCGATGA
- the lhgO gene encoding L-2-hydroxyglutarate oxidase: MAGRAENHRVTEKIGVVGAGIVGLAVARELATARGAEVTVLEKEGRVGAHQTGHNSGVVHAGIYYPPGSLKARLCREGVALLKEYCAAHALPYEEVGKLVVAASRAERPRLAALAERARANGVPGIAELDALTLREIEPHAVGVAAIHSPHTAICDFPAVARRLALDVAELGGSVRLGHPVRALRERAGKVEVLAGRRRFAFDRLVVCAGLGSDAVAGMAGAGGDVRIVPFRGEYYALKGAARGLVRGLIYPVPDPRYPFLGVHLTRRIGGGVLVGPNAVLATAYEGYRWSNFRNVRQILGWPGTLRMARTHWRTGLKEVYGSVAKGAFLMGARRYVPELTAADLERAPGGVRAQAVARDGSLVDDFVVDVRGKVVLVRNAPSPAATSSLAIARHIAGIVPALV; the protein is encoded by the coding sequence ATGGCCGGTAGAGCGGAAAATCATCGTGTGACGGAGAAGATCGGAGTCGTGGGCGCCGGCATCGTCGGGCTCGCGGTGGCGCGGGAGCTGGCCACGGCCAGAGGGGCCGAGGTGACCGTGCTGGAGAAGGAGGGGCGCGTCGGCGCCCACCAGACCGGGCACAACAGCGGCGTCGTGCACGCGGGGATCTACTATCCGCCGGGCTCGCTCAAGGCCAGGCTCTGCCGGGAGGGCGTGGCGCTGCTCAAGGAGTACTGCGCGGCGCACGCGCTGCCGTACGAGGAGGTCGGCAAGCTGGTCGTGGCCGCGAGCCGGGCCGAGCGGCCGCGGCTGGCGGCGCTGGCCGAGCGGGCGCGCGCCAACGGCGTGCCGGGCATCGCCGAGCTGGACGCGCTCACGCTGCGCGAGATCGAGCCGCACGCGGTCGGCGTGGCCGCCATCCACTCGCCGCACACGGCGATCTGCGACTTCCCCGCCGTCGCGCGCCGGCTCGCGCTGGACGTGGCCGAGCTGGGCGGGTCCGTACGCCTCGGGCACCCCGTCAGGGCACTCAGGGAACGGGCGGGCAAGGTCGAGGTGCTGGCGGGCAGGCGCAGGTTCGCCTTCGACCGCCTGGTGGTGTGCGCGGGGCTCGGCAGCGACGCGGTGGCCGGGATGGCCGGGGCGGGCGGTGACGTGCGGATCGTGCCGTTCAGGGGCGAGTACTACGCGCTCAAGGGCGCCGCCAGGGGCCTGGTGCGGGGGCTGATCTATCCCGTGCCCGACCCGCGCTACCCGTTCCTGGGGGTGCACCTGACCCGGCGGATCGGCGGCGGCGTGCTGGTGGGGCCGAACGCGGTGCTGGCCACGGCGTACGAGGGCTACCGATGGTCGAATTTCCGTAATGTTCGGCAAATTCTGGGTTGGCCGGGAACGCTGCGCATGGCCAGGACCCACTGGCGTACCGGACTTAAGGAAGTCTATGGATCCGTGGCCAAGGGGGCGTTCCTCATGGGCGCCCGGCGCTACGTGCCCGAGCTCACCGCCGCCGACCTGGAGCGGGCTCCCGGCGGCGTCCGCGCGCAGGCCGTCGCCAGGGACGGAAGCCTGGTGGATGACTTCGTGGTGGATGTCCGGGGAAAGGTAGTTCTGGTGAGGAATGCCCCTTCCCCCGCCGCCACCTCGAGTCTGGCCATTGCCCGGCATATTGCCGGAATTGTCCCAGCACTCGTCTGA